The nucleotide window TTCAGACTCATCTTTGTGTGTATATATTTTTTCAGTTATTTTATAGTCACTATGCCCTAAAATATTTTTTATAGCTGTTGGATTTGCTCCTGCATTAGATAGTAGAGTCGCTGTTGTATGTCTACAATCATGGACAGTATGTTTTTCGATTCCAAGACTGTATAGTGTATTTACAAAGTTTTTTCTATATCCTTGATATGTATAGGGTTTAAATCTATTAGTTATTATTAAATACTCTGTTTTATTCTTCATTCTTTCTTTTATTAAAGGTAGAATTTTCTCATTTATAGGAATAAATCTATCTTTTCCTGCTTCAGTTTTAGAACCTGTTATAATTCCCATTCTATCTAAATGGATACTTGATTTTTTTAAATCCATTAGTTCATTGATTCTCATACCTGTATATAGAAGAATTAAAATAGTATCAACAATCTCTCTATTTTTATTTTTCCATAAAATATCTATCTCCTCATTTGTGAAAATTCTTCTTTTTACTTTTGCTTCATGTTTACCAATTTCTATTAGATTAGCTATATTTTTATTAGTTATTTCATTTTTTATAGCCCATGAGTAAATCATAGAGATAATACTTTTAATTCTTTTTAAAGTACCAGTTGAAATTCCTCGTTCTCTAAGTTTTTCAATATGCTCTTGTAAATGAAGTAATTTTATATCAGCAAAGACTAATATATCTAACTCCTTAATATACTGATTATAGATTAATTTATATGATTTTAAAGTTACTTCAGATATATTCTTGCTATGTTCATTAATCCATTTATCAGCTATCTCTTTAAATTTTAATTTGCTAAATTCTACTGCTGTTGGATTATATTCAAAAGAACCAAGAGCTTTTAATGCTTCTTGTTTAGTAGTAAAATATCCTACTGTATATCTTAGTTGTTTTCCTTCTTCACTCCAACCAATAGTTATTTTAGCCATATAAGGTCTACGTCTTTTTCCAGATAATTTTACAACAGTTCCAAAACCATTTGGATTTTTCATTCACATCATCTCCTAATAATCTTCTTTATTAAAAATCCCAAAGATGATATACTCTAATTGCCAGTTAGCGTATTATCTTTGGGATTAATACTCATTAGAACTTGTTTAGATTGCCGTCTAAGCAGGTTCTTTTATTTTTAGGTAGTCATATAACCTAGGTGCATTGATATAATAAATCCAATGCTTTGAGCCTTCTCTTTTTATAGCAGTAGCAAACTCAGGGAATTTACCATTTCGAATAAAGACTCTTAATGTCTGTTCAGGAAGTCCAAGGAGTTTAGCTGCCTCTTTAGTACCCATTCTATTTCCTCTCTTTTTCATAATAATCACCTTTCCTTTTTGATTTTATATAGTAGAATATATAATTAATTCTTTTTTAAGAAATTAATATAGTTGATTATCTGAATTTCCCCTTCATTAAAGCTGATATCATTAAAATTAATATCATTAATATCTATTTTTTTCTTAAAGATATCACTTAATAGTGGTGGAATAGATATTTTGATAAATTCAGGTATTCCTCTAAAAGCTAACTTTTCTTTTGAAAAAAGAATATCTTCTTTTAT belongs to uncultured Fusobacterium sp. and includes:
- a CDS encoding site-specific integrase encodes the protein MKNPNGFGTVVKLSGKRRRPYMAKITIGWSEEGKQLRYTVGYFTTKQEALKALGSFEYNPTAVEFSKLKFKEIADKWINEHSKNISEVTLKSYKLIYNQYIKELDILVFADIKLLHLQEHIEKLRERGISTGTLKRIKSIISMIYSWAIKNEITNKNIANLIEIGKHEAKVKRRIFTNEEIDILWKNKNREIVDTILILLYTGMRINELMDLKKSSIHLDRMGIITGSKTEAGKDRFIPINEKILPLIKERMKNKTEYLIITNRFKPYTYQGYRKNFVNTLYSLGIEKHTVHDCRHTTATLLSNAGANPTAIKNILGHSDYKITEKIYTHKDESELLKAINMV
- a CDS encoding helix-turn-helix domain-containing protein, whose amino-acid sequence is MKKRGNRMGTKEAAKLLGLPEQTLRVFIRNGKFPEFATAIKREGSKHWIYYINAPRLYDYLKIKEPA